A genomic stretch from Streptomyces venezuelae ATCC 10712 includes:
- a CDS encoding LysR family transcriptional regulator, with protein MELEVRHLRALCAIADTGSLHKASRQLGVSQPSLTTQLRRIENSLGAELFSRGRTGCRPTPLGRSLLSRARPLVAGMAALVDETRAAAARTGGQGLRVGSTASRALPGWLRRLRQRLPGTDIALRMDVSANALLRSVAGGQLDVAFVHEVEGCPLRVPEGLDGRVLVDREPQFVSLARDHPAAARPVVDLADLATDHWMVDPTVDGEWDGLRRVLDAAGIDPPLLHGDYHTAASLIALGEAVAPCQPTSVPREDMAVRPLRGDPLAVRLLLYARPGAPLDTLYAELAAAYREVALRAAPYREWLRRQGTAAELPVGPCMMTA; from the coding sequence ATGGAGCTGGAGGTGAGACACCTGCGCGCGCTCTGCGCCATCGCGGACACGGGCAGCCTGCACAAGGCGTCCCGTCAACTCGGCGTCAGCCAGCCGTCGTTGACCACCCAGCTGCGCCGGATAGAGAACTCCCTGGGCGCCGAGCTCTTCTCCCGCGGCCGCACCGGCTGCCGCCCCACCCCGCTCGGCCGCTCCCTGCTCAGCAGGGCCCGCCCGCTCGTCGCCGGGATGGCCGCGCTCGTCGACGAGACCCGCGCCGCGGCCGCCCGCACCGGCGGGCAGGGACTCCGGGTCGGCTCCACGGCGAGCCGGGCGCTCCCCGGCTGGCTCCGCCGGCTCCGCCAACGGCTGCCCGGCACGGACATCGCCCTCCGGATGGACGTCTCCGCCAACGCGCTGCTGCGGAGCGTCGCCGGCGGACAGCTCGACGTGGCCTTCGTGCACGAGGTGGAGGGCTGCCCGTTACGGGTCCCCGAAGGCCTCGACGGGCGGGTCCTGGTGGACCGGGAACCGCAGTTCGTCTCCCTGGCCCGCGACCACCCGGCCGCCGCCCGGCCCGTGGTGGACCTGGCCGACCTGGCCACCGACCACTGGATGGTCGACCCGACCGTCGACGGCGAGTGGGACGGCCTCCGCCGGGTCCTGGACGCGGCCGGGATCGACCCGCCGCTGCTGCACGGCGACTACCACACGGCCGCCTCCCTCATCGCCCTCGGCGAGGCCGTCGCCCCCTGCCAGCCGACCTCCGTCCCCCGCGAGGACATGGCGGTCCGCCCACTGCGCGGCGACCCCCTCGCGGTCCGGCTCCTGCTGTACGCCCGGCCCGGCGCGCCCCTGGACACGCTGTACGCGGAACTCGCGGCGGCCTACCGGGAGGTGGCCCTGCGAGCGGCCCCGTACCGCGAGTGGCTCCGCCGCCAGGGGACCGCGGCGGAACTGCCGGTGGGACCGTGCATGATGACGGCATGA
- a CDS encoding GNAT family N-acetyltransferase, which produces MNEDAAVRHAHPEDLPRVVELVAEHAAYEKAAPPAPGLGDRLAGLLFGPGRPRLRCLVAVLPDGTLAGYATCAPELSTWDGVEYLHMDCLYLTEASRGHGLGALLMAAVRAEAHALGLTEIQWQTPVWNEGAIRFYDRLGATSKEKRRYTLPTAHPDGAPSLH; this is translated from the coding sequence ATGAACGAAGACGCGGCGGTACGGCACGCACACCCCGAGGACCTGCCCAGGGTCGTGGAACTCGTCGCCGAGCACGCGGCGTACGAGAAGGCGGCGCCGCCCGCCCCCGGCCTCGGTGACCGGCTCGCGGGCCTCCTCTTCGGTCCCGGGCGGCCCCGGCTGCGCTGCCTGGTCGCCGTGCTGCCCGACGGCACCCTCGCGGGGTACGCCACCTGCGCGCCGGAGCTCTCCACCTGGGACGGCGTGGAGTACCTCCACATGGACTGCCTCTACCTGACGGAGGCCTCCCGGGGCCACGGCCTCGGCGCCCTCCTGATGGCGGCGGTCCGCGCCGAGGCGCACGCCCTGGGCCTCACCGAGATCCAGTGGCAGACGCCCGTGTGGAACGAGGGCGCGATCCGCTTCTACGACCGTCTGGGTGCCACGTCGAAGGAGAAGCGCCGCTACACCCTGCCGACGGCCCACCCGGACGGCGCGCCTTCCCTACACTGA
- a CDS encoding VOC family protein — MACRISELVLECADPERLAAFWSDVLGYVELGREDDGSIEIGPPGVGFGGPQPTLVLSANSAPSTGKYRLHIDVNATDRDQDAELERLLALGARPADVGQTGDESWHVLADPEGNEFCLLRRRLQPL; from the coding sequence ATGGCATGCCGCATCAGTGAACTGGTCCTCGAATGCGCCGATCCCGAACGGCTCGCCGCCTTCTGGAGCGACGTCCTCGGTTACGTCGAACTCGGCCGGGAGGACGACGGAAGCATCGAGATCGGACCGCCCGGCGTCGGCTTCGGCGGACCCCAGCCCACCCTCGTCCTCAGCGCGAACAGCGCCCCGTCGACCGGGAAGTACCGGCTGCACATCGACGTGAACGCCACCGACCGGGACCAGGACGCCGAACTGGAGCGGCTGCTCGCACTCGGCGCCCGGCCGGCGGACGTCGGCCAGACCGGCGACGAGAGCTGGCACGTCCTCGCCGACCCCGAGGGCAACGAGTTCTGCCTCCTGCGCCGCCGGCTCCAGCCCCTCTGA
- a CDS encoding VOC family protein, producing MRVKAFDHLVLNVTDVEKALAFYTGTLGLAPERVEEWREGKVSFPSVRIDEGTVIDLFSRPRGESNVDHICLVVDPLDWQEVLDAGTLDVIEGPVPRWGARGSAQSVYVKDPDGNTVELRWYPQDAEA from the coding sequence ATGCGCGTCAAGGCTTTCGACCATCTTGTGCTCAATGTGACCGACGTCGAGAAGGCGCTCGCGTTCTACACCGGGACGTTGGGGCTTGCGCCCGAGCGGGTGGAGGAGTGGCGGGAGGGGAAGGTGTCGTTCCCGTCCGTGCGGATCGACGAGGGCACCGTGATCGACCTGTTCTCCCGTCCGCGCGGTGAGTCCAACGTCGACCACATCTGTCTCGTCGTGGACCCCCTCGACTGGCAGGAGGTCCTCGACGCCGGGACGCTCGACGTCATCGAGGGTCCCGTCCCGCGCTGGGGCGCGCGTGGTTCGGCGCAGTCGGTGTACGTCAAGGACCCGGACGGGAACACCGTCGAGCTGCGCTGGTACCCGCAGGACGCCGAGGCATAG
- a CDS encoding immunity 21 family protein has translation MRPSSSVAAETPHAPFDWVESMGGPLIVIPVSALDAWRGCTESGMVVGDGVDPDDYDRACAVDDLAGAIAVGKDGTEALVLGDEPATTCYMAEHRAFLRWLAADSEAGLKAAAEAVLADPATQWEECGTWITDGPAVLMDSAEAGAELNVEYPGGGLPPQAGVALPPGRWRVRAVHTEADEENWVGLVQLLAVAD, from the coding sequence ATGAGACCCTCCTCGTCCGTCGCAGCCGAGACGCCACACGCACCCTTTGACTGGGTGGAGTCGATGGGCGGTCCCTTGATCGTCATTCCCGTCTCCGCGCTGGACGCATGGCGTGGGTGTACAGAGAGCGGGATGGTCGTGGGGGACGGGGTCGATCCGGACGACTACGACAGGGCCTGCGCGGTGGACGATCTGGCTGGCGCGATCGCCGTCGGCAAGGATGGGACGGAGGCGCTGGTCCTGGGGGACGAGCCCGCCACGACCTGTTACATGGCCGAGCACCGTGCCTTCCTCCGCTGGCTCGCCGCCGACTCCGAAGCCGGGCTCAAGGCCGCGGCCGAAGCTGTCCTCGCAGATCCCGCCACCCAGTGGGAGGAGTGCGGGACGTGGATCACGGACGGTCCCGCTGTACTCATGGATTCCGCCGAAGCCGGTGCCGAGCTGAACGTGGAGTATCCGGGTGGTGGGCTTCCTCCGCAGGCAGGAGTCGCGCTGCCCCCTGGCCGCTGGAGGGTCCGCGCCGTCCACACCGAGGCTGACGAGGAGAACTGGGTTGGTCTCGTGCAGCTTCTGGCCGTCGCGGACTGA
- a CDS encoding ATP-binding protein, producing MTVMNNQTPDAAVPESRKRSGAGHKLSLLTYADLAEAAARMQAGATKTKAGWENLRALLNQLQGENSGALDPTQGEAWSIKGLRLCGFQGTTSELSMTIDPSPGISIYHGPNGSGKSTIADGIRTAMSGKTGWWTEVAAPTGRSKFDPLWEKINRARDSSKSWAEVTLVRTGEELTLKCVLTDGGEVSDAYGEWKTSSAEVRRVDMGSTWRHALEGHPPVFSYAEVERRVQQSNDLQRYIANLLALGGAFTHLEALVSELSEAASTSKKKIDVALRDGKVRVAEVDRLFRLKEPAVDIEDVSWPEITDSIEGWLISHKLVDGGLPTVEVTSADVERLRLSLSSVDAAFQKLEGVPELTSPRISQHLDALYKDAVEVAPGSACPVCNSAVDNWVQTLHENVERHAELAPVHEEMRDALSELRDASAVVSHVAEVLELIHSSSGAHRTASASAAAVAERLRTAMSYHGSRPALEVRDAFLALRNSTNTAGWGEASGVAVEASEVTRKWLRERRGALENFLHVWRTEQETAKESALWQETKKCSTTLADKLRKERTERFKERADKRVRQLLEDVGIYLNGIHLTTTRADVSVSNSSGQELQLSMLSAGQRNAFLLAPLLSTAESGPFSFLILDDPVHAFDEIRVDRLASVLVDLSSERRVIVFTHDERLKQHLLARAVNGQAWRVSRDVEKGEIDIESTDEMWRVLLDDARNIVTWAPRSSPTAYLTEGQVVRGLCRQAVDHALHSCVVRYSLARGQDVARNLESIDLLDNTLKRVAFAEGLINATHAGKNPIDEFNGICGPYLRGWNKAVHGSDDAKADLNLEIDKAREGCALITGWVFS from the coding sequence ATGACCGTCATGAACAACCAAACCCCTGATGCGGCAGTTCCGGAGAGCAGGAAGCGCAGTGGTGCGGGGCACAAGCTTTCTCTGCTCACCTATGCCGACCTTGCTGAAGCTGCCGCGAGGATGCAGGCCGGCGCTACAAAGACGAAGGCGGGATGGGAAAACCTTCGGGCGTTGCTTAACCAACTTCAGGGTGAGAACTCAGGCGCACTCGATCCTACTCAGGGCGAAGCCTGGAGTATCAAGGGGTTGCGTCTCTGTGGGTTCCAGGGGACTACGTCTGAGCTCTCCATGACGATCGATCCTTCTCCTGGAATCAGCATTTATCACGGCCCGAACGGATCCGGCAAGTCGACCATTGCTGATGGGATTCGTACCGCGATGTCAGGCAAGACAGGATGGTGGACTGAGGTAGCCGCGCCTACGGGGCGAAGCAAGTTCGATCCGCTCTGGGAAAAGATTAATCGGGCCCGTGACAGTTCGAAATCGTGGGCGGAGGTCACACTCGTACGAACGGGTGAAGAGCTGACCTTGAAGTGCGTACTCACCGACGGCGGTGAAGTTAGCGACGCCTACGGCGAATGGAAGACCTCCTCTGCGGAAGTGCGCCGTGTTGACATGGGAAGCACATGGCGTCACGCACTGGAAGGGCATCCGCCCGTCTTTTCCTACGCAGAGGTGGAAAGGCGAGTCCAGCAGAGCAATGATTTGCAGCGTTACATTGCCAATCTTCTCGCGCTGGGCGGGGCTTTCACGCATCTGGAGGCGCTGGTTTCCGAGCTGAGTGAGGCTGCCTCTACTAGTAAGAAGAAGATCGATGTCGCCCTCAGGGATGGAAAGGTTCGAGTCGCCGAAGTTGACCGTCTATTTCGTCTCAAGGAGCCGGCGGTCGATATAGAAGATGTCTCCTGGCCGGAAATTACCGACAGCATCGAGGGCTGGCTGATTAGTCACAAGCTCGTAGACGGTGGTTTGCCGACGGTAGAAGTCACCAGTGCAGACGTGGAACGCCTGAGGTTGTCACTGTCGTCCGTGGATGCTGCATTCCAGAAGCTGGAGGGCGTCCCTGAGCTGACGAGTCCGAGAATCTCTCAGCATTTGGACGCGCTTTACAAAGATGCTGTTGAGGTTGCACCGGGCTCAGCATGCCCCGTTTGTAATTCGGCAGTTGATAATTGGGTGCAGACTCTGCATGAGAATGTGGAGCGGCACGCTGAACTGGCGCCAGTCCACGAAGAGATGCGTGATGCATTGAGTGAACTCAGGGATGCTTCCGCTGTTGTGAGTCACGTCGCAGAAGTTCTTGAGTTGATCCATTCGTCAAGCGGCGCTCACAGGACTGCATCGGCGAGTGCAGCGGCAGTTGCAGAGCGCCTTCGCACTGCAATGAGTTACCACGGGAGTCGGCCTGCATTGGAGGTACGGGACGCATTCCTGGCCTTGAGGAACTCCACTAATACCGCCGGCTGGGGTGAGGCGAGTGGCGTGGCGGTCGAAGCAAGCGAGGTGACACGTAAGTGGCTTCGTGAGCGCAGGGGGGCTCTTGAAAACTTCCTGCATGTGTGGCGGACGGAGCAGGAAACAGCTAAGGAAAGCGCTCTGTGGCAAGAGACTAAGAAGTGCTCTACGACTCTGGCCGACAAGCTGCGCAAAGAGCGGACTGAACGCTTCAAGGAGAGGGCGGATAAGCGAGTCAGGCAGCTGCTGGAGGATGTTGGGATCTACTTGAACGGAATTCACCTGACGACAACCCGGGCTGATGTAAGCGTAAGCAATTCGAGTGGTCAAGAATTGCAGCTGTCAATGCTGAGCGCTGGGCAGAGAAACGCTTTTCTCCTTGCTCCGTTGCTCTCTACTGCCGAGTCTGGGCCGTTCTCTTTCTTGATTCTGGATGACCCTGTTCATGCTTTTGATGAGATTCGAGTTGACCGTCTGGCGTCGGTTTTGGTCGATCTCAGTTCCGAGCGACGAGTGATAGTTTTTACTCATGATGAGCGCTTGAAGCAGCATCTCCTTGCTCGGGCGGTAAACGGACAAGCTTGGAGAGTGAGCCGTGATGTCGAGAAAGGCGAAATCGACATCGAGTCGACGGACGAGATGTGGAGAGTATTGCTGGATGATGCCCGAAACATCGTCACTTGGGCGCCACGGTCGTCTCCCACTGCCTATTTGACTGAAGGTCAGGTTGTGAGAGGGCTGTGTAGGCAGGCGGTTGACCATGCCCTGCATTCCTGCGTTGTCCGCTACTCGTTGGCGCGGGGGCAGGATGTGGCGCGCAACCTCGAATCGATCGATCTGCTCGATAACACCTTGAAAAGGGTGGCTTTCGCAGAAGGGTTGATTAATGCGACCCATGCTGGCAAAAACCCGATCGATGAATTCAACGGGATTTGTGGACCGTACCTGCGTGGTTGGAACAAGGCAGTCCACGGATCGGATGACGCGAAAGCGGATCTGAACTTGGAAATCGATAAGGCGCGAGAAGGGTGCGCATTGATCACTGGCTGGGTCTTCTCGTGA
- a CDS encoding NUDIX domain-containing protein — MPNNPPDEGNTVTQQTDDQPKALKPALESMTLLVAAVIVHDKATNRVVLLQRSENAKFAQGLWDLPVGKSEPGEPITETAVRELYEETGLTVKPESLKVAHIIHGAWGVEAPNGFLTIVFAAHDWSGKPENREPRKHAQVRWVDADTIPENFVDTTASALRRYLSDGPEVSLDGWR, encoded by the coding sequence ATGCCCAACAACCCGCCCGACGAAGGGAACACCGTGACCCAGCAGACCGACGACCAGCCCAAGGCCCTGAAGCCGGCGCTCGAATCCATGACCCTGCTGGTCGCCGCCGTCATCGTCCACGACAAGGCGACCAACCGCGTCGTCCTCCTCCAGCGCAGCGAGAACGCCAAGTTCGCCCAGGGCCTGTGGGACCTCCCCGTCGGCAAGAGCGAACCGGGCGAACCCATCACGGAGACGGCAGTCCGCGAGCTCTACGAGGAGACGGGCCTCACGGTGAAGCCCGAGTCCCTCAAGGTCGCCCACATCATCCACGGCGCCTGGGGCGTCGAGGCCCCCAACGGCTTCCTCACCATCGTCTTCGCCGCCCACGACTGGTCCGGCAAACCAGAGAACCGCGAACCGCGCAAGCACGCCCAAGTCCGCTGGGTTGACGCCGACACCATCCCCGAAAACTTCGTGGACACCACCGCCAGCGCGCTCCGCCGCTATCTCTCCGACGGTCCCGAAGTATCCCTCGACGGCTGGCGCTAG
- a CDS encoding phosphotransferase family protein produces MTTNPSAELLDNLLTATGQTTAVREEVRVWSMSGVERVTFPDGSTAIFKYAKKPFDSEDQALRLAHTLGVPVPQVHASAVLDGWLGMLMEDLGPSVREADDLDGVAAAVILHGTRTAPPLPVLDQERLRTLPARALEHLERLRKADRWQGADDVEDALDRIAQAAEARSAGATLEPFGWVHSEFHPTSLHIGERGWRLLDFARAFTGPGLLDLASWHGTIEPPHPVRLRVFLEQYVTAGGTPDALARRGGLTAEHWALGWHRMWAVEWFMEQSIRWINDPATDPAYIKAVRRHLTDVLHLLEI; encoded by the coding sequence GTGACCACGAACCCCAGCGCCGAACTCCTCGACAACCTGCTCACCGCGACCGGCCAGACCACCGCCGTACGGGAGGAGGTGCGCGTGTGGTCCATGTCCGGCGTCGAGCGCGTGACCTTCCCCGACGGCTCCACGGCCATCTTCAAGTACGCCAAGAAGCCCTTCGACAGCGAGGACCAGGCCCTCCGCCTGGCCCATACCCTCGGTGTACCCGTCCCCCAGGTCCACGCCTCCGCCGTCCTGGACGGCTGGCTCGGCATGCTCATGGAGGACCTCGGACCGTCCGTCCGCGAGGCCGACGACCTCGACGGCGTCGCCGCGGCCGTAATCCTGCACGGAACCCGTACGGCTCCGCCCTTGCCCGTCCTCGACCAGGAGCGGCTGCGGACGCTCCCGGCCCGGGCGCTGGAGCACCTCGAACGGCTGCGCAAGGCCGACCGATGGCAGGGGGCCGACGACGTCGAGGACGCGCTCGACCGGATCGCCCAGGCCGCCGAGGCCCGCTCGGCCGGAGCGACGCTGGAGCCGTTCGGCTGGGTGCACTCCGAGTTCCACCCCACCAGCCTCCACATCGGCGAGCGCGGCTGGAGGCTGCTCGACTTCGCCCGCGCCTTCACGGGCCCCGGCCTGCTCGACCTCGCCAGCTGGCACGGCACCATCGAGCCCCCGCACCCCGTGCGCCTGCGCGTCTTCCTGGAGCAGTACGTCACCGCCGGCGGCACCCCCGACGCCCTCGCCCGACGCGGCGGGCTCACCGCCGAACACTGGGCCCTGGGCTGGCACCGCATGTGGGCCGTCGAGTGGTTCATGGAGCAGTCCATCCGCTGGATCAACGACCCGGCCACCGACCCCGCCTACATCAAGGCCGTCCGCCGCCACCTCACCGATGTCCTCCACCTCCTGGAGATCTGA
- a CDS encoding class I SAM-dependent methyltransferase → MLAQASPWHAHAAQRTAAGLAEPLAVPTRMEWTTRPGQGPGAEILGPDLRGKRLLELGCGPGHNAAHLATRHGAHVTGVDLVGLQVRRARSHYGRLNSLTFVAGHALHYLHASDEQFDAIYSVFGAIGLVAPELLLPAIAQRLTPGRVLVFSVPHPQRGGRSPSGDDRPRRDFVTLPDHTRLPIARWEFSTDRWEKHLSQAGFWLTSAQEFHDLRMGHWPTTLLIRARKL, encoded by the coding sequence GTGCTCGCCCAGGCATCCCCCTGGCACGCCCACGCCGCCCAGCGCACGGCCGCCGGACTCGCCGAACCGCTTGCTGTACCCACCCGGATGGAATGGACTACCCGACCTGGCCAAGGTCCCGGCGCCGAGATCCTCGGCCCCGACCTGCGCGGCAAGCGACTCCTGGAACTCGGCTGCGGCCCCGGCCACAACGCCGCCCACCTCGCCACCCGCCACGGCGCCCACGTCACCGGCGTCGACCTGGTCGGCCTCCAGGTCCGCCGCGCCCGCTCCCACTACGGACGGCTGAACAGCCTCACCTTCGTCGCCGGCCACGCCCTGCACTACCTGCACGCCTCCGACGAGCAGTTCGACGCAATCTACTCCGTCTTCGGAGCCATCGGTCTCGTCGCCCCCGAGCTCCTGCTCCCGGCCATCGCCCAACGCCTCACGCCCGGCCGGGTGCTCGTCTTCTCCGTCCCGCACCCGCAGCGCGGCGGCCGTAGCCCCTCCGGCGACGACCGTCCGCGCCGGGACTTCGTCACCCTTCCCGACCACACCCGCCTACCCATCGCCCGCTGGGAGTTCTCCACGGACAGGTGGGAGAAGCACCTCAGTCAGGCGGGCTTCTGGCTCACCTCAGCCCAGGAGTTCCACGACCTCCGCATGGGCCACTGGCCCACCACCCTGCTGATCCGCGCCCGCAAGCTCTGA
- a CDS encoding HAD domain-containing protein gives MRPPYLLLDIDGVLIPFPDAAGSAPATHARHDVVSTGRSAANPVTVWLNPDHGRLLMDVIRTGLVTPVWCTSWRQDATTLIGPLLDLPALPHVDLPRPQITTSHPNGYLWKRDHVDAWLGDAPAVWIDDDFTSLDHAWAAERTAKGTPTLLVQPAPHLGLQPEHLTEVTTWVAQLPVARVA, from the coding sequence ATGCGCCCGCCCTACCTGCTCCTCGACATCGATGGCGTCCTCATTCCCTTCCCCGACGCAGCGGGCTCGGCCCCGGCCACCCACGCCCGCCACGATGTCGTCTCCACCGGCCGCAGCGCCGCCAACCCGGTCACCGTCTGGCTCAACCCCGACCACGGCCGCCTTCTCATGGACGTGATCCGCACCGGCCTGGTCACTCCCGTCTGGTGCACCAGCTGGCGCCAGGACGCCACCACCCTGATCGGGCCCCTTCTCGACCTCCCGGCCCTGCCGCACGTCGACCTGCCACGCCCCCAGATCACCACCAGCCACCCCAACGGCTACCTCTGGAAGCGCGACCACGTCGACGCCTGGCTGGGCGACGCCCCCGCCGTCTGGATCGACGACGACTTCACCAGCCTCGACCACGCCTGGGCGGCGGAGCGCACCGCCAAGGGAACGCCAACTCTCCTCGTTCAACCCGCCCCGCACCTCGGGCTGCAGCCCGAGCACCTGACTGAGGTCACGACGTGGGTCGCGCAGTTACCCGTAGCCCGAGTCGCCTGA
- a CDS encoding relaxase/mobilization nuclease domain-containing protein, whose protein sequence is MVPDVSTGSDSRGLIVYLFGPGRRDEHTDPHIVAAWDMAGAPDPGRDPTATYSQLAKRLDTHVDLRTRELGGKKPPQHVWHCPVRTAPGDRYLTDAEWAEVARRIVHATGIAPDGDEKACRWIAVRHADDHIHLMATTVRADGRRPRTHRDGQRAQAECRKIEAEFGLRRLKSGDLTAPRTPTSAERTKAERQGQTVTARHWLRDQAYAVAAAVHNEADYFTVLQSLGIKVKTRLGPETGDVIGYSLAAPGDTNAAGEPVWYGGSKLAPDLSINRLRERLPGQEMADRPRHVADPAAPWRHTTTAIHAARAVLDSDDDAAAQGHLAAFGDALYNIASATTGPHQAELQAAAMAFNRARRSATRADHQAATALRKAAKELAYASNQPGGLAIALLFATVHLARAAAKWHEQRGHEQQAAAAQEALRHLQAGYQQAAAPVLADLALRAPRAAIASRYEQDVRAALPDHADRILADPTWTALTTTPAHAETAGHNPRRLLTEMGTQRELDSAEHPAEVLNWRITTQPNRRTQAARSRSTATSGTSSMSGTPHPPATPVPTRPEERSRHR, encoded by the coding sequence ATGGTTCCTGACGTCTCCACCGGTTCCGACTCCCGCGGACTGATCGTCTACCTCTTCGGCCCCGGCCGCCGCGACGAACACACCGACCCGCACATCGTCGCCGCCTGGGACATGGCCGGCGCCCCCGACCCCGGCCGCGACCCTACAGCCACCTACTCCCAGCTCGCCAAGCGCCTCGACACCCACGTCGACCTGCGCACCCGCGAACTGGGCGGCAAGAAACCACCCCAGCACGTCTGGCACTGCCCGGTCCGTACCGCGCCCGGCGACCGCTACCTCACCGACGCCGAGTGGGCCGAAGTCGCCCGCCGCATCGTGCACGCCACCGGCATCGCCCCTGACGGAGACGAGAAGGCATGCCGGTGGATCGCCGTGCGCCACGCCGACGACCACATCCACCTCATGGCCACCACCGTCCGCGCCGACGGACGCCGCCCGCGCACCCACCGCGACGGACAGCGCGCCCAGGCGGAGTGCCGCAAGATCGAGGCGGAGTTCGGTCTGCGCCGCCTGAAGTCCGGCGACCTCACCGCGCCCCGCACCCCCACCAGTGCCGAACGCACCAAGGCCGAGCGCCAGGGCCAGACGGTCACGGCACGGCACTGGCTGCGCGATCAGGCATACGCGGTCGCCGCCGCCGTACACAACGAAGCCGACTACTTCACCGTGCTGCAGTCCCTCGGCATCAAGGTCAAGACACGACTCGGCCCCGAGACCGGCGACGTCATCGGCTACAGCCTCGCCGCCCCCGGCGACACCAACGCGGCCGGCGAACCCGTCTGGTACGGCGGCTCCAAACTCGCCCCCGACCTCTCCATCAACCGCCTACGCGAACGCCTCCCTGGCCAGGAGATGGCCGACCGCCCCCGGCATGTGGCGGACCCCGCCGCCCCATGGCGCCACACCACCACCGCCATCCACGCGGCCCGCGCCGTACTCGACTCCGATGACGATGCCGCCGCCCAGGGCCACCTGGCCGCCTTCGGCGACGCCCTGTACAACATCGCCAGCGCCACGACCGGCCCACACCAGGCGGAACTGCAGGCAGCGGCGATGGCGTTCAACCGCGCCCGCCGCTCCGCCACCCGCGCCGACCACCAAGCCGCCACCGCCCTGCGCAAGGCCGCCAAGGAACTCGCCTACGCCTCCAACCAGCCAGGCGGACTCGCCATCGCCCTGCTCTTCGCCACCGTGCACCTGGCCCGCGCCGCCGCCAAGTGGCACGAGCAACGCGGCCACGAGCAGCAGGCCGCAGCGGCCCAGGAAGCCCTCCGCCACCTCCAGGCGGGCTACCAACAGGCCGCCGCCCCCGTCCTGGCGGACCTGGCCCTCCGCGCACCGCGAGCCGCAATCGCCAGCCGCTACGAGCAGGACGTTCGTGCGGCCCTCCCCGACCACGCCGACCGGATCCTCGCCGACCCCACTTGGACCGCCCTGACCACCACCCCCGCCCACGCCGAAACCGCCGGCCACAACCCCCGACGCCTCCTGACCGAGATGGGCACCCAACGGGAACTAGACAGCGCCGAGCACCCCGCCGAGGTCCTCAACTGGCGCATCACCACTCAGCCGAACCGGCGGACGCAAGCAGCTCGCAGCCGAAGCACCGCCACCAGCGGAACGTCGTCCATGTCCGGCACACCACACCCTCCGGCCACACCAGTGCCAACGAGGCCCGAAGAGCGCAGTCGACACCGCTGA
- a CDS encoding helix-turn-helix transcriptional regulator encodes MRYLTTAEVAERYRTAESTVRYWRQIKKGPRGIKVGKRVLYPEAELLRYERTLIDGQEEWGLAS; translated from the coding sequence TTGCGATACCTGACCACCGCCGAGGTCGCCGAGCGCTACCGCACAGCCGAAAGCACCGTCCGCTACTGGCGTCAGATCAAGAAGGGGCCGCGCGGCATCAAGGTCGGCAAGCGGGTGCTCTACCCCGAGGCCGAGCTGCTGCGCTACGAGCGCACGCTGATCGACGGCCAGGAGGAATGGGGCCTGGCCTCGTGA
- a CDS encoding helix-turn-helix transcriptional regulator, translating into MAGDRPEGGEVPLLYSEGNVAARVALEREVRGWSTTELAERVTRAGIKMNQTAVWRIENGTPRRRINLDEALAFSRVFELPLEELMSPPLEGLDIGSRRLVQEAVEAFYEARDARDRLHRAVVAIADHIKAHPDSSRAIHEQCLRLMGDERDARTLSGDIEDGGHY; encoded by the coding sequence ATGGCAGGCGACAGGCCCGAGGGCGGCGAGGTGCCGCTGCTCTACAGCGAAGGGAACGTGGCCGCGCGTGTGGCCCTGGAGCGCGAGGTCAGAGGGTGGAGCACGACCGAGCTGGCGGAGCGGGTGACCAGAGCGGGCATCAAGATGAACCAGACAGCGGTCTGGCGCATCGAGAACGGCACCCCTCGCCGACGTATCAACCTCGATGAGGCCCTCGCCTTCAGCCGCGTCTTCGAGCTCCCTCTCGAAGAGCTGATGTCCCCACCTCTGGAGGGGCTCGACATCGGCAGCCGGCGGCTCGTTCAAGAGGCCGTCGAGGCGTTCTACGAGGCCCGCGACGCGCGCGACCGCCTCCACCGCGCCGTGGTCGCCATCGCTGACCACATCAAGGCCCACCCCGACAGCTCGCGGGCCATCCACGAGCAGTGCCTCCGTCTCATGGGCGACGAGCGCGACGCTCGCACCCTCAGCGGCGACATCGAGGACGGCGGCCACTACTGA